From Cystobacter fuscus DSM 2262, one genomic window encodes:
- a CDS encoding monovalent cation:proton antiporter-2 (CPA2) family protein encodes MSFLHQALIFLTAAVVFVPLFKRLGLGSVLGYLAAGLVIGPWGIKLVSDVESILHFSELGVVLLLFLIGLELRPARLWELRRSVFGLGGAQVVGTGALLAAVGWGLGLPLPTALIAGLGLSLSSTAFALQLLAEKNELTTDHGQAAFGILLFQDLAVIPLLALLPFLGEAPEPRAPGASGWLHAVQVVGVLAAVVLGGRYVLRPVLRRVAATHTQELFTATALLVVVGTALLVSQVGLSMALGAFLAGVLLADSEFRHELEADIEPFKGLLLGLFFIAVGMSVNLGLLVRSPLLVGGLVLGLVLLKALVLFALGRRVFHDTAPSLSLAICISQGGEFAFVLFSLAVGFQVMERELAELLVVVVSLSMAVTPVLLMLYDKALRPRLRRANTRAFDVSPEEDQPVIIAGLGRVGQVVARVLRARRIGFTALDIDAEHIDFLKKFGNTFIHYGDASRLDLLRAARAHKARVFVLAIDDVEASVRTAETVRQHFPHLTLFARARNRQHAYRLLGAGVTHVMRETFAGSLEMTEDVLQALGLSFSQSKDTVERFRAHDEELLRSTYEHQGDDQKLKAMAAQARKELEQLFDKDEQEKPV; translated from the coding sequence ATGTCCTTCCTGCATCAGGCCTTGATCTTCCTGACCGCCGCGGTGGTGTTCGTCCCTCTCTTCAAGCGGCTCGGATTGGGCTCGGTGCTGGGCTACCTGGCGGCGGGACTCGTCATCGGACCCTGGGGCATCAAGCTCGTCTCCGACGTGGAGAGCATTCTCCATTTCTCGGAGCTGGGCGTGGTGCTGTTGCTCTTTCTCATCGGACTGGAATTGCGGCCCGCGCGCCTGTGGGAGTTGCGCCGCTCGGTGTTCGGCCTGGGCGGAGCGCAGGTGGTGGGCACGGGCGCGCTGCTCGCGGCGGTGGGCTGGGGGCTCGGGCTGCCACTGCCCACCGCGCTCATCGCCGGGCTCGGGCTGAGCCTGTCCTCCACCGCCTTCGCCCTGCAATTGCTGGCGGAGAAGAACGAGCTGACCACGGACCATGGACAGGCCGCCTTCGGCATCCTGCTGTTCCAGGACCTGGCCGTCATCCCCCTGCTGGCGCTCTTGCCCTTCCTCGGCGAGGCCCCGGAGCCCCGGGCCCCGGGCGCCTCCGGATGGCTGCATGCCGTGCAGGTGGTGGGCGTGTTGGCCGCCGTCGTCCTCGGGGGCCGCTACGTGCTGCGGCCCGTGTTGCGCCGCGTGGCCGCCACCCATACCCAGGAGCTCTTCACCGCCACGGCGCTGCTCGTGGTGGTGGGCACCGCGCTGCTGGTGAGCCAGGTGGGACTGTCCATGGCGCTCGGCGCCTTCCTCGCGGGCGTGCTGCTCGCCGACTCGGAGTTCCGCCACGAGCTGGAAGCGGACATCGAGCCCTTCAAGGGTCTGCTGCTCGGACTCTTCTTCATCGCCGTGGGCATGTCGGTGAACCTGGGGCTGCTGGTGCGCTCGCCCCTGCTCGTGGGAGGGTTGGTGCTCGGGCTGGTGCTGCTCAAGGCCCTGGTGCTCTTCGCGCTGGGCCGGCGCGTCTTCCACGACACCGCGCCCTCGCTGAGCCTCGCCATCTGCATCTCCCAGGGGGGCGAGTTCGCCTTCGTCCTGTTCAGCCTCGCGGTGGGCTTCCAGGTGATGGAGCGCGAGCTGGCGGAGCTGCTCGTGGTGGTGGTGAGCCTGTCCATGGCCGTCACCCCCGTGCTGCTCATGCTCTACGACAAGGCCCTGCGCCCCCGTCTGCGCCGCGCGAACACGCGCGCCTTCGACGTGTCACCCGAGGAGGACCAGCCCGTCATCATCGCGGGGCTCGGACGCGTGGGACAGGTGGTGGCGCGCGTGCTGCGCGCCCGGCGCATCGGCTTCACCGCCCTGGACATCGACGCCGAGCACATCGACTTCCTCAAGAAGTTCGGCAACACCTTCATCCACTATGGCGATGCGTCGCGGTTGGATCTGCTCCGGGCCGCGCGCGCACACAAGGCGCGCGTCTTCGTGCTGGCCATTGATGACGTGGAGGCCTCGGTGCGCACGGCGGAGACGGTGCGCCAGCACTTCCCCCACCTCACCCTCTTCGCGCGCGCCCGCAACCGCCAACATGCCTACCGGCTGCTCGGCGCGGGCGTCACCCACGTCATGCGCGAGACCTTCGCGGGCAGTCTCGAGATGACGGAGGACGTGCTCCAGGCGCTCGGGCTGTCCTTCTCCCAGAGCAAGGACACCGTGGAGCGCTTCCGCGCGCATGACGAGGAGCTGTTGCGCTCGACGTACGAGCACCAGGGCGACGACCAGAAGCTCAAGGCCATGGCGGCCCAGGCGCGCAAGGAGCTGGAGCAGCTCTTCGACAAGGACGAGCAGGAAAAGCCCGTCTGA
- a CDS encoding TonB-dependent receptor, with translation MNLHLESKQARVLVATLLLGACMWMPRAEAQQNTSVLTGTVVDASNKQPVADVVVTATSPSLQGEQVVVTDKTGLYLIPQLPPGVYTLRFDSEGFQPYSRTDITLRLNRTIRLNAELLPDNFSTVVEVSGTPPSVDVGSARTGVSVDSELINRLATVRPGSKGSASRSFESLAEFAPGSSTDSYGVSLNGTSSPENGFQVDGLSTNNPALGTLGSPLSVEFIQEVNVITGGFMPEFGRSTGGVMTAVTKSGSNEFHGSVFGNLTPGVFEGTPTRVAAEGSVITTTQRLWNLGDFGATLGGPIVQDKLWFFAGVAPSFTRRALNRNLNVFVLGEDGKPVKNAEGFSQTEPIPGTFQRYFADQRSVQYIGKLTWQVHPDHGLTLSVTGTPSGSGGNGRFGYNLDSGLVETDGPSGNIINGSYDTLAHIYTQDTRDIALKLSSSFLDKRVLLDANVGWHHQRDTTLPVDGSGIGQTTGLSGIPQFDMRRTGTNTAPSYHSINDFETLPDPSVCDPAGTTNAVRCPVSRYFLGGPGFLLDRSVERYQANAVGTLLLTALGHHVIKAGADVEVMTNQDERAYSGGVLYNESNDGSSFSDFRSFGYLRGPDQPVVQPSVPTFTRADALGVFLQDSWSILDRVTLNAGLRYDTQTIYGNGGNVAFALPNQVSPRVGLIYDFTRTGRSKLFATYARYYQNGVLAMINSQFSNVTRLTATRSRTPTARGGPGCDPLTQAAPYSECRDPNNLSTVSGAPSTAVTRYNGQTFAINSPVDPELRPQSSDEITLGGEYEVLPRATLGVSYVRRTMNDVIEDMSINEATNYFIGNPGRGIGAAFPEAIRDYDAVSVYLTKAFADLWLAQASYTWSSLRGNYPGLYRPDNGQLAPNVTSEFDLVSMTQNKVGPLASDRTHNLKLFGSREFLLSNSSSLDVGLSYRAQSGTPLNVTGSQYIYGPGFTYILPRGSGGRLPWVHNVDAHVGFNYKLGRGLTGTITLDAFNLFNFQAVTNQDQNYTFDNVEAITNGSPLAELKNRSGQPATLNPNYGKPLSYQPPRSVRIGARVAF, from the coding sequence TTGAACCTTCATCTCGAGTCCAAACAGGCGCGTGTCCTCGTGGCGACGCTGCTGCTGGGCGCGTGCATGTGGATGCCGCGCGCCGAGGCACAGCAAAACACATCCGTGCTGACCGGCACGGTGGTGGATGCCAGCAACAAGCAACCCGTTGCCGACGTGGTGGTCACCGCGACCTCTCCCAGCCTCCAGGGAGAACAGGTCGTCGTCACCGACAAGACGGGTCTCTACCTCATTCCGCAACTGCCTCCGGGTGTGTACACCCTGCGCTTCGACAGCGAGGGCTTCCAGCCCTACTCGCGCACGGACATCACCCTGCGCCTCAACCGCACCATCCGCCTCAACGCGGAGCTGCTGCCGGACAACTTCTCCACGGTGGTGGAGGTGTCGGGCACGCCGCCCTCGGTGGACGTGGGCTCGGCGCGCACGGGCGTGAGCGTGGACTCGGAGCTCATCAACCGGCTGGCCACGGTGCGCCCCGGCAGCAAGGGCTCCGCGTCGCGCTCCTTCGAGAGCCTCGCCGAGTTCGCCCCGGGCTCCAGCACGGACTCCTATGGCGTGTCGCTCAATGGCACCAGCTCGCCGGAGAACGGCTTCCAGGTGGATGGCCTCTCCACGAACAACCCCGCGCTCGGCACGCTGGGCTCGCCCCTGTCGGTCGAGTTCATCCAGGAGGTGAACGTCATCACCGGCGGGTTCATGCCGGAGTTCGGCCGCTCCACGGGTGGCGTGATGACGGCCGTCACCAAGTCCGGCTCCAATGAATTCCATGGCTCGGTGTTCGGCAACCTCACCCCGGGCGTTTTCGAGGGCACGCCCACGCGCGTGGCGGCCGAGGGCAGCGTCATCACCACGACGCAGCGGCTGTGGAACCTGGGAGACTTTGGCGCCACCCTGGGCGGCCCCATCGTCCAGGACAAGCTGTGGTTCTTCGCGGGCGTGGCGCCGTCCTTCACCCGCCGCGCGCTCAATCGCAACCTCAACGTCTTCGTGCTCGGCGAGGATGGCAAGCCGGTGAAGAACGCCGAGGGCTTCTCCCAGACGGAGCCCATTCCCGGCACCTTCCAGCGCTACTTCGCCGATCAGCGCTCGGTGCAGTACATCGGCAAGCTCACCTGGCAGGTGCATCCCGACCACGGGCTCACCCTGTCGGTGACGGGAACGCCGAGCGGCTCGGGAGGCAACGGCCGCTTCGGCTACAACCTGGACAGCGGGCTCGTGGAGACGGATGGCCCCTCCGGCAACATCATCAACGGCAGCTACGACACGCTCGCTCACATCTACACGCAGGACACGCGCGACATCGCGCTGAAGCTGTCCTCGTCCTTCCTGGACAAGCGCGTGCTCCTGGATGCCAACGTGGGCTGGCACCATCAGCGTGACACCACGCTGCCGGTGGATGGCAGTGGCATTGGCCAGACCACGGGCCTGTCGGGCATCCCCCAGTTCGACATGCGCCGCACCGGCACCAACACCGCGCCGAGCTACCACTCCATCAACGACTTCGAGACGCTGCCGGACCCCTCCGTGTGTGACCCCGCGGGCACGACCAACGCCGTGCGCTGCCCCGTGTCGCGCTACTTCCTGGGCGGCCCCGGCTTCCTGCTGGACCGCTCGGTGGAGCGCTATCAGGCCAACGCCGTGGGCACCCTGCTGCTCACCGCGCTCGGCCACCACGTCATCAAGGCGGGCGCCGACGTGGAGGTGATGACGAACCAGGACGAGCGCGCCTACTCGGGCGGCGTGCTCTACAACGAGTCGAACGACGGCTCGAGCTTCTCGGACTTCCGCTCCTTCGGCTACCTCCGGGGTCCGGACCAGCCGGTCGTCCAGCCGAGCGTGCCCACCTTCACGCGCGCCGACGCCCTGGGCGTCTTCCTGCAGGACAGCTGGAGCATCCTGGACCGGGTCACCCTCAACGCGGGCCTGCGCTACGACACCCAGACCATCTATGGCAACGGGGGCAACGTGGCCTTCGCGCTGCCCAACCAGGTGTCTCCGCGCGTGGGGCTCATCTATGACTTCACCCGCACGGGCCGCTCCAAGCTGTTCGCCACCTACGCGCGCTACTACCAGAACGGCGTGCTGGCGATGATCAACTCCCAGTTCTCCAACGTGACGCGCCTGACCGCCACGCGCAGCCGTACTCCCACGGCGAGGGGAGGCCCCGGGTGCGATCCGCTCACCCAGGCCGCGCCGTACTCGGAGTGCCGCGACCCGAACAACCTGTCGACGGTGTCGGGCGCGCCGTCCACCGCGGTGACGCGCTACAACGGGCAGACCTTCGCCATCAACAGCCCGGTGGACCCCGAGCTGCGGCCCCAGTCCTCGGACGAAATCACCCTGGGCGGTGAGTACGAGGTGCTCCCGCGCGCGACGCTGGGCGTCAGCTACGTGCGGCGCACGATGAACGACGTCATCGAGGACATGTCCATCAACGAGGCGACCAACTACTTCATCGGCAACCCGGGCCGGGGCATCGGCGCCGCGTTCCCCGAGGCCATTCGCGACTACGACGCGGTGTCCGTCTACCTCACCAAGGCGTTCGCGGACCTGTGGCTCGCGCAGGCCAGCTACACCTGGTCCTCTCTGCGCGGCAACTACCCGGGCCTCTACCGCCCGGACAACGGCCAGCTCGCGCCCAACGTCACCTCGGAGTTCGACCTGGTCTCCATGACGCAGAACAAGGTGGGCCCGCTCGCCTCGGACCGCACCCACAACCTCAAGCTGTTCGGCTCGCGCGAGTTCCTCCTGTCGAACAGCTCGAGCCTGGACGTGGGCCTGTCGTACCGCGCCCAGTCGGGCACGCCGCTCAACGTGACGGGCTCGCAGTACATCTACGGCCCGGGCTTCACGTACATCCTGCCGCGCGGCAGCGGTGGCCGGCTGCCCTGGGTGCACAACGTGGATGCGCACGTGGGCTTCAACTACAAGCTCGGTCGGGGCCTCACTGGCACCATCACCCTGGACGCCTTCAACCTGTTCAACTTCCAGGCCGTCACGAACCAGGATCAGAACTACACCTTCGACAACGTCGAGGCGATCACGAATGGCTCGCCCCTGGCGGAGCTGAAGAACCGCTCGGGCCAGCCGGCGACCCTCAATCCCAACTACGGCAAGCCCCTTTCCTACCAGCCTCCGCGCAGCGTCCGCATCGGCGCGCGCGTGGCGTTCTGA
- a CDS encoding MBL fold metallo-hydrolase: protein MSQPKKRARRTEQVVPGIHRWSVEDDRIGGVHSDAYAVVAEDGAVTLIDPLPIAADALSALGRVEAIVLTAGNHQRAAWSLRKTFGAPVWAPVNAHGLEDSPDASYTNGDNLPGGLVAYHTPGPAEVMFTLWLERPRGIVFLSDLLTHDEEGTPRFVDSQYQDDPARTRASVRRILEHLPVEVLCFAHGRPILQDGAAALRQALSEDSEFPAPAGA from the coding sequence ATGAGCCAGCCCAAGAAACGAGCCAGGCGGACCGAGCAGGTGGTTCCCGGAATCCACCGCTGGAGTGTCGAGGATGACCGGATCGGCGGCGTGCACAGCGACGCCTACGCCGTGGTCGCCGAGGACGGCGCCGTCACCCTCATCGATCCCCTCCCCATCGCCGCGGACGCCCTGAGCGCCCTGGGCCGGGTGGAGGCCATCGTGCTCACCGCGGGCAACCACCAGCGCGCGGCGTGGTCCCTGCGCAAGACCTTTGGCGCTCCGGTCTGGGCCCCGGTGAACGCCCATGGCCTGGAGGACTCGCCCGATGCCAGCTACACCAACGGGGACAACCTCCCCGGAGGTCTCGTGGCCTACCACACGCCCGGCCCCGCCGAGGTCATGTTCACCCTCTGGCTGGAGCGGCCCCGGGGAATCGTCTTCCTCTCCGACCTGCTCACCCATGACGAGGAGGGCACGCCCCGCTTCGTCGACAGCCAGTACCAGGACGACCCGGCGCGCACCCGCGCGAGCGTGCGGCGCATCCTCGAGCACCTGCCGGTGGAGGTGCTCTGCTTCGCCCACGGCCGCCCCATCCTCCAGGACGGAGCGGCCGCGCTGCGCCAGGCCCTGAGCGAGGACTCCGAGTTCCCCGCCCCCGCCGGGGCCTGA
- a CDS encoding lipase maturation factor family protein, with translation MRAVSPRDAQVFCRMLGSLPLWEGRRRPRARGGGVLARFVERSVAPPQHRRVRQAFLVALGGIYFIAFTSLGRQVLGLHGSRGILPVKDLLGSPRLVALGRERYLKAPTVFWRDASDAALVRGIRAGQALSLAVMLGVAPQASLVGLWALYLSYVSVGREFLSFQWDALLLEMGLLAVLTAPAGLRPGAGLREPTALEVFAWRMLVFRLYLGSGLSKIQSGDRTWRELTACDVYYETAPLPTRGGWAAHQLPRRVQRYSTLSVLALETVFPFLVFAPRPLRLLTFWLLAGLQGVILMTGNYGFFNVQSLALGLWLLDDAALGRVLPEPPPARPRALWRTAVGALCVAPPLALGALDVLGRFDRPRRVPDWLAWLERRARPLRAVNGYGLFAVMTVRRPEISLEGSEDGRTWREYPFRYKVGALEEAPRWVAPHQPRLDWQMWFAALGSPPAWLLALVVRLLEGAPEVEGLFAGNPFPGQPPRFIRAVLYDYRMTDRETRRRTGAWWTREHTGLYLPPVSLAPPGATYRLAWAAEA, from the coding sequence ATGCGTGCTGTCAGTCCCCGTGATGCCCAGGTGTTCTGCCGGATGCTCGGCTCCCTGCCCCTCTGGGAGGGGCGGCGGCGCCCGCGGGCGCGTGGGGGAGGGGTGCTGGCGCGGTTCGTGGAGCGGTCCGTGGCGCCGCCCCAGCACCGCCGCGTGAGGCAGGCGTTCCTGGTGGCCCTGGGGGGCATCTACTTCATCGCCTTCACCTCCCTGGGCCGGCAGGTGTTGGGGCTGCATGGCTCGCGGGGCATCCTGCCCGTGAAGGATCTGCTCGGCTCGCCCCGGCTGGTCGCCTTGGGCCGCGAGCGCTACCTGAAGGCGCCCACGGTGTTCTGGCGGGATGCGTCCGACGCGGCCCTGGTGCGGGGCATTCGCGCCGGGCAGGCTCTGTCCCTGGCGGTGATGCTGGGCGTGGCGCCCCAGGCGTCGCTGGTGGGGCTGTGGGCGCTCTACCTGTCCTACGTGTCCGTGGGGCGGGAGTTCCTCTCCTTCCAGTGGGACGCGCTGTTGCTGGAGATGGGGCTGCTGGCGGTGCTGACCGCTCCGGCGGGGTTGAGGCCGGGGGCGGGGCTCCGGGAGCCCACCGCCCTGGAGGTGTTCGCGTGGCGGATGCTCGTCTTCCGCCTCTACCTGGGCTCGGGGCTGTCGAAGATTCAGTCGGGTGACCGGACGTGGCGGGAGCTCACCGCGTGCGACGTGTATTACGAGACGGCGCCGCTGCCCACGCGGGGCGGGTGGGCCGCGCACCAGCTGCCCCGCCGGGTCCAGCGCTATTCCACCCTGTCCGTGCTGGCGTTGGAGACGGTGTTTCCCTTCCTCGTCTTCGCCCCGAGGCCGCTGCGGCTGCTGACCTTCTGGCTCCTGGCGGGGTTGCAGGGCGTCATCCTGATGACGGGCAACTACGGCTTCTTCAACGTGCAGTCGCTGGCCCTGGGCCTGTGGCTGCTGGACGACGCGGCCCTGGGGCGGGTGCTGCCCGAGCCCCCGCCCGCCCGGCCTCGGGCCCTCTGGCGCACGGCGGTGGGGGCGCTGTGCGTGGCGCCGCCGCTCGCCCTGGGCGCGCTCGACGTCCTGGGCCGCTTCGACCGCCCGCGCCGGGTGCCGGACTGGCTCGCGTGGCTGGAGCGGCGGGCGCGTCCCCTGCGCGCGGTGAATGGGTATGGGCTCTTCGCGGTGATGACGGTGCGGCGGCCGGAGATTTCCCTGGAGGGCTCCGAGGATGGGCGGACGTGGCGCGAGTACCCCTTTCGCTACAAGGTGGGCGCGCTGGAGGAGGCGCCCCGGTGGGTGGCGCCGCACCAGCCCCGCCTGGACTGGCAGATGTGGTTCGCGGCGCTGGGTTCACCGCCTGCCTGGTTGCTCGCACTGGTAGTGAGGCTTTTGGAGGGCGCTCCCGAGGTGGAAGGGCTCTTCGCGGGCAACCCCTTTCCGGGACAGCCCCCGCGCTTCATTCGAGCGGTGCTCTACGATTACCGGATGACGGATCGGGAGACCCGGCGGCGTACGGGCGCGTGGTGGACGCGGGAGCACACCGGCCTCTATCTGCCTCCGGTGAGCCTGGCCCCGCCGGGGGCCACCTACCGCCTGGCGTGGGCCGCGGAGGCGTGA
- a CDS encoding Ig-like domain-containing protein produces MSARSLLLLSSLVLGGCRSAPATLSLAMPESRPLHKQGESVVLEAIALDATGKPVEDADLRWVSSAPEVASVVDGVVVARKSGRATIAAAAGKVRASVEVQVSIPSQLDIRVAGADFLLAGNSIAISAVVKNELGKPLVDVPPQWESSDETVARVENGRLIGVSPGHATITVTVPPLSRRLPVQVVRSDFARMEVEPTHVIFAKPGQTQQMRARTFNNRSIALSDVPVTWYSSDWSVATVSSTGQVTAVGPGRTVVTATAGRRKAAAEVVFEVKTASR; encoded by the coding sequence ATGTCCGCTCGCTCCCTGCTCTTGCTGTCTTCTCTCGTGTTGGGGGGCTGCCGCTCCGCTCCGGCGACCCTGTCCCTCGCCATGCCGGAGAGCCGCCCGCTCCACAAGCAGGGCGAGTCCGTCGTGCTCGAGGCCATCGCGCTCGATGCAACGGGCAAGCCGGTGGAGGACGCGGACCTGCGCTGGGTGAGCTCGGCACCGGAGGTGGCCTCGGTGGTGGACGGGGTGGTGGTGGCGCGCAAGTCCGGGCGGGCGACCATCGCCGCGGCGGCCGGCAAGGTGCGCGCCTCGGTGGAGGTGCAGGTGTCCATTCCCAGCCAGCTCGACATCCGGGTGGCGGGAGCGGACTTCCTCCTGGCGGGCAACTCCATCGCCATCTCCGCCGTGGTGAAGAACGAGCTGGGCAAGCCCCTGGTGGACGTGCCGCCCCAGTGGGAGTCGAGTGACGAGACGGTGGCGCGGGTGGAGAACGGGCGGCTCATCGGCGTGTCTCCGGGCCATGCCACCATCACCGTGACGGTGCCGCCGCTCAGCCGCCGCCTGCCGGTTCAGGTGGTGCGCTCGGACTTCGCGCGCATGGAGGTGGAGCCCACCCACGTCATCTTCGCCAAGCCCGGGCAGACGCAGCAGATGCGCGCCCGGACGTTCAACAACCGGAGCATCGCGCTGAGCGACGTGCCCGTCACCTGGTACAGCTCGGACTGGTCGGTGGCGACGGTGTCCTCCACGGGGCAGGTGACGGCGGTGGGGCCCGGGCGCACGGTGGTGACGGCCACCGCCGGTCGGCGCAAGGCCGCGGCCGAGGTCGTCTTCGAGGTCAAGACGGCCAGCCGCTAG
- the traB gene encoding outer membrane exchange protein TraB, whose protein sequence is MSRLAPLLLVLLLTRIASAQDARFDVQAFRPSGAPQDLVGVGQSRPLSHLSISGGAYLNFMLDPLVLVAAGTNSKSVSLVGNRLQLDVMASVGLYNWVEVGVDMPLVLFQGSDNLEAIGTEGFIQSFTPADLRLTAKVAIPSLRRSAEGNGFGGALTLGMSLPTGLQDAFASDGSVTWSPGLVTDYRFESGVLLAFNAGFWLRPARQFADTLWGNSLTFGLGAEVPILRANGITAMGMLTGSTALEKLLNQPQALPTELLFGLRWYTGLGLTFTVGGGGGCGCSPTSPTLRLFTSIIWVPAKTREWEAIQRFKEPPEPPLPPPPPVDPDGDSVIGEGDRCPNAPGPVENGGCPDTDRDGDAVVDRLDPCPVLAAGPRGRNGCPLARIEGNKIVILDQVHFATDQDVILPESFPILEEVAQELLAHEEIQRVLVEAHTDARANDAYNYDLSRRRAVSVQNFLLDSGIAVERVCSAGFGRSRPLTANDSEANMALNRRVEFTILPPAEGAALPPCPPDPAAGWQVPPTKKGGKRSAPQGAR, encoded by the coding sequence ATGAGCCGTCTCGCGCCCCTCCTGCTCGTCCTCCTGCTCACCCGCATCGCCTCGGCCCAGGACGCACGCTTCGACGTCCAGGCCTTCCGCCCCTCGGGAGCACCCCAGGACCTGGTCGGCGTCGGACAATCGCGGCCCCTGTCCCACCTCTCCATCTCCGGCGGCGCCTACCTCAACTTCATGTTGGATCCGCTGGTGCTCGTCGCCGCGGGCACCAACTCCAAGTCCGTCAGCCTCGTGGGCAACCGCCTCCAACTGGATGTCATGGCCTCCGTGGGCCTGTACAACTGGGTCGAGGTCGGCGTGGACATGCCCCTCGTCCTCTTCCAGGGCTCGGACAACCTGGAGGCCATCGGCACCGAGGGCTTCATCCAGTCCTTCACCCCCGCGGACCTGCGCCTCACCGCCAAGGTCGCCATCCCCAGCCTGCGCCGCTCCGCCGAGGGCAACGGCTTCGGCGGCGCCCTCACCCTCGGCATGAGTCTGCCCACCGGCCTCCAGGACGCGTTCGCCAGTGATGGCTCCGTCACCTGGTCTCCCGGCCTGGTGACGGACTACCGCTTCGAGTCGGGCGTCCTCCTGGCCTTCAACGCCGGATTCTGGCTGCGGCCCGCCCGCCAGTTCGCCGACACCCTCTGGGGCAACTCGCTCACCTTCGGGCTCGGCGCCGAGGTCCCCATCCTGCGCGCCAACGGCATCACCGCCATGGGCATGCTCACCGGCAGCACTGCCCTGGAGAAGCTGCTCAACCAGCCGCAGGCCCTGCCCACCGAGCTCCTCTTCGGCCTGCGCTGGTACACCGGCCTCGGCCTCACCTTCACCGTCGGTGGAGGCGGCGGCTGCGGCTGCTCTCCCACCTCCCCCACCCTGCGCCTCTTCACCTCCATCATCTGGGTGCCCGCGAAGACCCGGGAGTGGGAGGCCATCCAGCGCTTCAAGGAGCCCCCGGAGCCACCCCTTCCCCCGCCTCCTCCCGTGGATCCCGACGGCGACTCCGTCATCGGCGAGGGCGACCGCTGCCCCAACGCCCCCGGCCCCGTGGAGAACGGCGGCTGCCCCGACACCGACCGCGACGGCGACGCCGTGGTGGACCGGCTCGACCCCTGCCCCGTGCTCGCCGCGGGCCCGCGGGGCCGCAACGGCTGCCCGCTCGCGCGCATCGAGGGCAACAAGATCGTCATCCTCGACCAGGTCCACTTCGCCACCGACCAGGACGTCATCCTCCCCGAGTCCTTCCCCATCCTCGAGGAGGTGGCCCAGGAGCTGCTCGCGCACGAGGAAATCCAGCGCGTGCTCGTCGAGGCCCACACCGACGCCCGCGCCAACGACGCCTACAACTACGACCTGTCGCGCCGCCGCGCCGTGAGCGTGCAGAACTTCCTGCTCGACAGCGGCATCGCCGTGGAGCGGGTGTGCTCGGCGGGCTTCGGCCGCAGCCGCCCCCTCACCGCCAATGACTCCGAGGCCAACATGGCCCTCAACCGCCGGGTGGAATTCACCATCCTCCCGCCCGCGGAGGGGGCAGCCCTCCCCCCCTGTCCGCCGGATCCCGCCGCGGGCTGGCAGGTGCCCCCGACGAAGAAGGGCGGCAAGCGCTCCGCGCCCCAGGGCGCGCGTTGA